A single window of Gossypium arboreum isolate Shixiya-1 chromosome 13, ASM2569848v2, whole genome shotgun sequence DNA harbors:
- the LOC108463170 gene encoding pentatricopeptide repeat-containing protein At3g13880, whose protein sequence is MLLEKTKLLGLPKPLVFHQFYQTCYMHLSFDSVTYTKLVQHSTKSSCLLHGKLAHAHIIKSAFNPCLFLLNNLLNMYSKAGKMDVAHRLFDKMFKPNLVSYNSLISGYTQMGAFDKALQVFVEARKACLKLDKFTYAGALNVCTQTRDLKLGKLIHGLISVSGLIEKVFLTNSLIDMYCKCECVDQARFLFENSQELDEISWNTLIAGYVRLNKKEEILKLLISMHRNGLELNTYTMGSVLKACCTNNDVGIMCGKMLHGCIMKLGFDIDIVVGTALLDMYAKNGELNSAIKTFKSMPNRNIVMYNAMISGIMETESNSKECTNEACRLFFEVQRQGLKPSKFTYSSMLKACIAVEDFVYGKQIHAQICKYNLQSDEFIVSALIELYSLMGSTEDGLKCFISTPRRDIVLWTSMIAGYIQNGQYESALSLFYELMACGGRPDEFTISNILSACADLATARLGEQVHGHVVKSGFGSFRIVQNSQICMYAKCGNVNSADLIFRETENPDVVSWSVMICSCAQHGCAKDALNLFGLMKEHGIRPNHITYVGVLSACSYGGLVEEGLKYFESMKDDGVEASIEHYCCVVDLFGRAGRLAEAENFILASGFKNNPIVWRALLSSCRVYKDSVAGKRAAMKVIELEPQDSSSYVLLHNIYADAAVEPLAARIRELMQQRGVRKEPGLSWI, encoded by the exons ATGTTACTTGAAAAAACCAAGCTCCTTGGCTTACCTAAGCCCCTTGTTTTCCACCAATTTTATCAAACATGTTACATGCATCTATCTTTCGATTCTGTTACCTACACTAAACTCGTTCAGCACTCCACCAAATCTAGTTGTCTGCTCCACGGCAAACTTGCCCATGCCCATATAATCAAGTCTGCTTTCAACCCATGCCTTTTTTTGCTAAACAATCTTTTAAATATGTACTCCAAAGCCGGTAAAATGGATGTAGCTCACCGATTGTTCGACAAAATGTTCAAACCAAATCTCGTTTCATATAATTCTTTGATCTCTGGATATACCCAGATGGGTGCTTTTGATAAAGCCTTGCAAGTGTTTGTCGAAGCTAGAAAAGCATGTCTAAAActtgataaattcacttatgctGGTGCTTTAAATGTTTGCACTCAAACTAGGGATCTCAAGCTAGGGAAGTTAATTCATGGATTGATTTCAGTAAGTGGATTGATTGAGAAAGTATTTTTGACCAACTCCTTAATCGATATGTATTGCAAATGTGAATGTGTTGATCAGGCAAGGTTTTTGTTTGAGAATTCCCAGGAGTTGGATGAGATTTCATGGAATACATTGATTGCAGGTTATGTCCGTCTGAATAAAAAGGAAGAGATATTGAAACTATTAATAAGCATGCATCGAAATGGCTTGGAGTTGAATACTTATACCATGGGAAGTGTCTTAAAGGCTTGTTGTACAAACAATGATGTAGGGATAATGTGTGGGAAAATGCTTCATGGTTGTATAATGAAACTTGGGTTTGATATTGATATTGTTGTTGGGACGGCATTGCTCGATATGTATGCGAAAAATGGAGAACTAAATAGTgcaattaaaacttttaaaagcATGCCAAACCGCAATATTGTCATGTATAATGCCATGATATCTGGAATTATGGAAACAGAAAGCAATAGCAAGGAATGTACAAATGAAGCCTGCAGACTTTTCTTTGAAGTACAAAGACAAGGATTGAAGCCCTCAAAATTTACATACTCAAGCATGCTTAAAGCTTGTATTGCGGTTGAAGATTTTGTCTATGGCAAACAAATTCATGCTCAAATATGCAAGTATAACTTGCAGTCTGATGAGTTCATAGTAAGTGCACTTATTGAACTGTATTCCTTAATGGGATCAACTGAAGATGGTTTGAAATGTTTTATATCAACTCCCAGGCGAGATATTGTCTTGTGGACATCCATGATCGCTGGTTATATTCAGAATGGGCAATATGAAAGTGCATTGAGTCTCTTTTATGAACTGATGGCGTGTGGAGGAAGACCAGATGAATTCACTATCTCAAACATTTTGAGTGCTTGTGCGGATCTAGCAACAGCAAGATTGGGTGAGCAGGTTCACGGACATGTTGTGAAAAGTGGCTTTGGGAGCTTCAGAATTGTTCAAAACTCACAGATTTGCATGTATGCAAAGTGTGGTAACGTAAACTCTGCTGATCTGATCTTTCGAGAGACAGAGAATCCAGATGTGGTTTCTTGGTCAGTGATGATCTGTAGTTGCGCACAACATGGATGTGCTAAGGATGCTTTAAACCTCTTTGGGTTGATGAAGGAACATGGGATCAGGCCTAATCATATTACTTATGTAGGAGTTTTATCTGCTTGCAGTTATGGAGGGCTTGTCGAAGAAGGATTAAA ATACTTTGAAAGCATGAAGGATGATGGTGTTGAAGCCAGCATAGAGCATTATTGCTGTGTTGTTGACCTCTTCGGTCGTGCTGGAAGGCTAGCAGAGGCTGAAAACTTCATACTTGCCTCAGGTTTCAAGAATAATCCTATTGTGTGGCGAGCATTGTTGAGTTCTTGCCGGGTTTATAAGGACTCAGTAGCCGGGAAACGTGCTGCAATGAAAGTAATTGAGCTTGAACCCCAAGATTCTTCATCTTATGTTCTTCTTCACAACATCTATGCTGATGCTGCTGTAGAACCATTGGCTGCAAGGATCAGAGAACTGATGCAACAGCGAGGGGTCAGGAAGGAGCCTGGTCTGAGTTGGATTTAG